The Papilio machaon chromosome 24, ilPapMach1.1, whole genome shotgun sequence genome contains the following window.
ttaaaaaaattaacgtttttattactttaacgTACATTTATGTTCACCAtagtatcaaattttatacgtttttGATGTCATATCAATCCTAATAGACTACACTGTTAGAAATAATGGaactttatcttttacatACTTTATGATTTATGTACACTTACTAGACATGTATAAATCAACTTTGAATCGGTTCAAAAATTCAGGTCACACGGCTAAATAAATTTGCAGCTCACGGCTCATCGCGATATGCCAAAACTCTGAGCTGAAGAGCCGCGAGCGGCTTGTTTACACGCAGTTCAATACGCAAATCTATAACTCTATATATTGTCCTTAATGAACTGAGCTGCGAGCCGATTCACTGATCTGCTTCACACATGTGAACCGTGAGCTGAGCTGAAGTACAGTTCATCAATTTCTAACGAAAAACCTTGTTTACTTCACATTGCAATTACTATTCACGAAGTAAAATTTAACGAACATCGGGATTTCGTCCAAACTGGACTAATTATCCGCCAAAAAAAGCTTATAGAGATTTCATTCTCATTCGTATTCTTAGTTCACACATGTCTACGTTTTCGACTAATTCTATAAGCTGTGAATCATAACACCGCATTCTAGGTTTTCGAAACTATTGTTCCGCGCCATCTATCGTCGACTTTATGAAACTTATTGACAAAATGGAAATCTTTATTTCGggaaattaatgttaaattgtaaaataattaatgaaataataaacataaatgcgtaccttttatctttattttagtattgtcTGTCGCAGACTTAGTTTGATGCGGGGTttgattgaataataaattactgatTGCGGTAAGTTCCGAAGAATATTTACTGGAAcggaaaaatacaattatgaaATTGTTAGTTTTGTTCATAAAACTGAGAAATCATATATTTAGCTAATCACAAATCAATATCAGTCATTCAAAGTTTAAGAAATGTTTGTACAACACAATACTGACAAGAAAAAACATGccttattaaaaatgattaaaaaaaaagatgcaTAATGATATGCGGTTGCATTATAGTGCGAGGCGCCATTTGTCAGCGAAACCGCGAATACAGCCAATagcactcgccctgaagaagGAACCCCGACGAGTTGGAAACAAGTCAGTGCCGTCTACGGAGTTTAGGCGTTTatttaagccgttcttaattatttcataaaaataaaaacatactcaTTGTTATCGTTGTTGAGATCGCCCCTGTACCCGGCCCAGCAGTCGCTCTGAACCGGAGGATCCTCTTGCTTTGTATCTATCTCTTGAACTAGTGTCTGACTGTTAGGCGACCATTGGATTTCTGATGTTGAAGCATCTGTTAAGTAATTACCAGTAGGTTACTCATTttagtattcaaaaataatatctacaTCTACTTCAACTAGGGTTGTAACCGAAGCCTCTTCGGCCTCGCCTCTGCTCCTTGTATGCGAAGGTTACAAAAAACGGAGGcggaagttaaaaaaaaaaagtatttatttgtcaggttaataaaataacaattttcaattaagcaaatatttacttaaatataactgcTTGAATTGAAAAGACCACCGACCACACGCGGAGCGGGataaatgttatgttaaaattaaaaaactaacgATTGATTATTTCTACTGCTTGTACCAACTTACGCTATACCTTTTTCTTTTGCATCATCAGAACTGCTGTCACTATCGCTGTCCTCACTAGTAGACTCGGCTTCGGAACCAGTCAGCATGTCTTCTACCACGCCATCGACAGACTTTACCTTGACTTGCTCCGATGTCCCTTCTTCAGCTTTGTTTTCCTTACCATCTTCAATTTGTGGGACATCTTCTTCCTATAATACGTAGCAGTCTTTTACAGGATCTACTTCTATTGAACTTATAAAGCGAAAGTTTGAACGGATAGATGTATCAATGTTACCAGGTACCTCCAGAACGATTGAACAGATctggataaaaattaatactcaGTCTTTTTTGCGAGGACGCGGATTTACaagcaacagctagtaattatataattacttgAGGTGGAAGACCTAGTTCCTCCCGCTCTTCTTTTTCCTTAGCTTCCCGCTCTGCTTTCTTCTCTTCTCGCATCTTGATCAGGTATCGAACACTCTTCATCGTCTTCTCGTGTTCTGCTGCTATCCaactgaaaatataataattgaccACCATCGATAGAGTCTATTTACTCCTACGATTATTTTCACCAACCGTTTTCTCTCAGCGATCTCCTCCTGTACTCCGCCGCGCTGCCAGGCCTCAGCGCAAGCGCGATCCCGTGGAAAGACCGGTCTATTGTCCAGGTTCAACAGTTCCTTCAAGCGCAGTGTAAGAGTCTTTCTATAAGCAGGTATGTTTCGCACGACCGGGTTACCCGTCAGTACCAGAACTGGCAACATAAAAACACTCATATTTACAcacttactttatttttttaacattttagtaGAAAAGACTTAATGAACACCTTTTAGAACCACCATGTCAGCTAAGACATCAACAATAAGTGGGTCCTCCAGTCGATTGTGCGATAGATCCAATACAGAGAGGTTCTTACAGGTCGCCAAATGCTGGAGATCACCTATAGAATTAAGATGTACTTTACCAATTTCTGACTATTCCATGACTATTAGACAAATTTTACGACAGGATATTTAACACAAATGCAAAATTTAAGTCGTACCTACAGTGGTGAGCATATTGTGAGCGATACTCAACGTGTGCAAGTCGGGAACTACATCCAGATTTTCTATGCATGTCACAAAATTGTGGTCCAAGTTCAAAGTATCCAGTTTCGGACAACCCTGTAGGTTCTCAATCTTTCTGACAACATTATAGTGTAGGTAAAGACACTTCAGTTCGGCCTGCATGTCCAGACCTTCGATCCTTTGAATACCGTTATTTTCTAGGAATATGCATTTCAAACCGGTGTATTCTTCGAGATTTTCAATCTTGGCAAAGCCCTGAAATTTCAAATCTTAcgaatgttataattttagttgtaaATAGTTCAATTTCGTtgaaacaaatgttttgttagaaaaaaatgtttccgaTCAAAACAATCTTACCTTGAAgtgcaaatataaaatatcattgaGATGTGGAGTGCAGTACAGTTTATGCTGTTTgcagtgtttttttataaactcttTCGTCATCCGCGGACCTCTATTCGCTTCTTCTTTTTCTCTATCCAGCTTTTCTTGAAATTCTCGTTGCTTTTGCCTTCTTTCCTCGGTCGCATCCTTCTTTCTCTGTTCATATTCACGTATTCTTGAAgaaactgtataaaattaaacaaaacacttaAACGAATTAATATACGAAACTATTTGCAAATGCAAAACAAGATGAATTTATACCTGTCGTATTCATTTTCGCGGGAACTTCAGATATATTAGAATCCTTATTTGAATTAACCAAATCATCGTTTCCGTTTTTGTAATCTCCTTGAGCTTTTGTATCAACTTTTTCTGTATTAGAAATAGAACCTTCACCTAAAGTCTTGTATTTTGTATCTCCTCGATTAAGTAATTTGTCAGCCAATCTTAAGACTTCTTTATTGTGTTTCATTTTGTCTTTGATATCAAAAAGGAGACCATCGATacgtttatttctttctaCTTCTTGTTTCTCAAATTGAGGTAAATCTCGTGATTCATCTTTGTTAAGATTCTCGACGTGTTCTTTTAACGTTGTCGTACCAGAATGTTCTAATGGATGAAGAACTCTGTGTGACTTTGCCAGTACTTTATCAACTTCCTTCATGAATTCATTGCACTCCTTCTGTCGTGTTTCGTACGCTAATTGACTTTTATTGACCCTGTCTTCATGGCAATTAATCTCTTGATTTAGCTCAACTATAGCTGTATTTATATCGTCTATTTGCGAAAAAGTTACCGAATCGCTTGATAATTTCACactattattaatagtttCATTACCTTCGATTACTTCTGGTATCTTGGCAATATCAGATGTATGAATACTCTTTCTGTCGTTCATAAGattttggtataaaatattagatttccTAGAGTTTTCTAGGGCTTCATTTACATCATTTAACAACTCATTCATgctattcaatttattagttATATCTGATCTTATTAATGTACTAAGATTTTCTGCACCCTCTACTAGATTTCGTGCaagatttttcatttctttaaattctaaatctTTGTTTTCGCGGTTTTCATCGTCTCCGATATTAAGTATGGTTTCTAAAGCACTATGCAATGTTTGCTCCATTCTGTCATCGAATGACTGATTATTTTCATTGGTTGACTTAGTATTGTTTGAGCTCCCATTATTCGCAGCGTCATCCACATTATTGCTATCTTCTTTCTTCATTTGATCTAAGATAGCAGAATTTTGTTCTTTTGATTCCTTGGTATTATCTTTATCTCCTTCAGTACTAGGTTCCCcacttaaaattgaatttatatttgttaaaactttGGTTGTATCCATGAGCTTGCCTTCAAAACTTTTAGAAAAAACTTCGTCTAAATTGGTTTCTTCatcttttttcatttgtttaatgtaacttaaatTAGATTTCTTATCCTcgaaagaatttaatttaattggatTGTTTACTATTGGTATATTCATTGCCGCATTAATAGAATACTCTTCCTTAAGCTCTTCAAAAATGTTACGTCGATTTTTAATATCAGGGAGAACTGATGAAGATTCTTgtagaattttgtattcttccgttaattgtttaattttttgttcgcTCACGTTTTCGTTGTTACCATGCAAGCCAAGCTTATCATGTTTATCGGCTAGTTCAAGtaacatttcttttgtttcttggTATCTCGTTTCATAAGATTTGTTGGTGTACTCAGTAACTACTTTGTCAATGGCTTCGAACTCACTGTCACTACCGGAGGCTTCATCGTCTGATTCTTTCACTAAAGGCTTATTCGCATTATCTAGAGAAGCTTCGTAGGCATTAGCGCTATTTACTAAGGCTTGCATATTTCTGAAATTCgcatcttttattattttttcatcgcCATTAGCTGATTTTAATTCATCCATCATTTGGTTGTAACAtggtaagtttattttatctaaaggAACATATATATCACCACTATCGTTATTTGTTCTTGCAATTTGAATTTGTCGAGATTTTTCACGAATTATGGGATTACTTTCAATCAGTTTCTTTACTTCCTCCGTAGTTAATGGCGTGCTGGTTTCTGTTACCTCTGTAAACGGCTGACCAGTCAACACTTCGTATTCAGACTTTATTTCCCCGTCCGCGGAAGCTGAAATGTAGGGCTGATTTTCGTCCGTCTTATTTTGTAAAGGTTTTAATTCATTGTCGATAATTCTTTCCAAAACTTCTTCTGAAAAATTTCCATCTTTAAAGAATATTCGTAGTTCTTCTCGTTTCTTTGCTATGTACTCCTTGGAATTCTCAAATACATCCATATTAATCTCCATAAACTATTAATACTAGTTTAATAGGAAAATAACTTTGTAGAACTTAATGAACTTTGCATTTTATGAAAGTCTGATTACTAATTTCTATGGTAACCTaacattcataaatatttattggatCGAAATTCAAATATCGTATAAGAAGTCTGT
Protein-coding sequences here:
- the LOC106716206 gene encoding dynein axonemal assembly factor 1 homolog produces the protein MEINMDVFENSKEYIAKKREELRIFFKDGNFSEEVLERIIDNELKPLQNKTDENQPYISASADGEIKSEYEVLTGQPFTEVTETSTPLTTEEVKKLIESNPIIREKSRQIQIARTNNDSGDIYVPLDKINLPCYNQMMDELKSANGDEKIIKDANFRNMQALVNSANAYEASLDNANKPLVKESDDEASGSDSEFEAIDKVVTEYTNKSYETRYQETKEMLLELADKHDKLGLHGNNENVSEQKIKQLTEEYKILQESSSVLPDIKNRRNIFEELKEEYSINAAMNIPIVNNPIKLNSFEDKKSNLSYIKQMKKDEETNLDEVFSKSFEGKLMDTTKVLTNINSILSGEPSTEGDKDNTKESKEQNSAILDQMKKEDSNNVDDAANNGSSNNTKSTNENNQSFDDRMEQTLHSALETILNIGDDENRENKDLEFKEMKNLARNLVEGAENLSTLIRSDITNKLNSMNELLNDVNEALENSRKSNILYQNLMNDRKSIHTSDIAKIPEVIEGNETINNSVKLSSDSVTFSQIDDINTAIVELNQEINCHEDRVNKSQLAYETRQKECNEFMKEVDKVLAKSHRVLHPLEHSGTTTLKEHVENLNKDESRDLPQFEKQEVERNKRIDGLLFDIKDKMKHNKEVLRLADKLLNRGDTKYKTLGEGSISNTEKVDTKAQGDYKNGNDDLVNSNKDSNISEVPAKMNTTVSSRIREYEQRKKDATEERRQKQREFQEKLDREKEEANRGPRMTKEFIKKHCKQHKLYCTPHLNDILYLHFKGFAKIENLEEYTGLKCIFLENNGIQRIEGLDMQAELKCLYLHYNVVRKIENLQGCPKLDTLNLDHNFVTCIENLDVVPDLHTLSIAHNMLTTVGDLQHLATCKNLSVLDLSHNRLEDPLIVDVLADMVVLKVLVLTGNPVVRNIPAYRKTLTLRLKELLNLDNRPVFPRDRACAEAWQRGGVQEEIAERKRWIAAEHEKTMKSVRYLIKMREEKKAEREAKEKEEREELGLPPQEEDVPQIEDGKENKAEEGTSEQVKVKSVDGVVEDMLTGSEAESTSEDSDSDSSSDDAKEKDASTSEIQWSPNSQTLVQEIDTKQEDPPVQSDCWAGYRGDLNNDNNDKYSSELTAISNLLFNQTPHQTKSATDNTKIKIKDETNSCEEIKLISEVPRATAKKPLIEIIEVDNIDNKTDKEMSEEVEYDHNLDAKPLPVENNIKVCSKDLENKGLKNIFIQEIKYGDTESAMDSDSEDDEDNSKCDVKESDNTEHKANVKSTEDGNIPSVEGTANKTDRTLEQGDGVSLLKYVRGADSHLYDDDEDFTPSAEDLEIFAELEREQKERDARIARGEPAVDPMKLYDKAIMEEYHRERECVPAHQVQADHKSSVTTYRHDNAFDRIAYSQLTGGETPDEKKVKLTKVPGAILFQYVDNEVQYEIGEEVINNTASSEDTVSINLSSENDSADEEINLQRANKKKRPATAVAKTDTNKEQSIQADFKVNKDDELCESEDKNVMKTIQTHQDVSVGVDSNLVPSPLASTSLTAAMSPADRDQAKQDIIDTINSYDDDRFPSQGTNYANMSENAAVEQRVASEILERTLRHEEREFYRQRALVTSRAGSVDNRTNAIIEHISDHLEHEYTLPEVSHILEVHMDEAERRWRAGEFIPYALQVSPPTSEGDDNEATLIPSHESTFEDTLTEDTKDRDEVRILEGNESILEIVEEKSDISGNVDLNAKIQERETEDMFEDCIEVDASVLTDVVAANEFDRSEETLTLEMKLALGQEP